One stretch of Halapricum desulfuricans DNA includes these proteins:
- a CDS encoding GAF domain-containing sensor histidine kinase, which produces MGTGETKLEDALVGVADILDSQADFQAKTEEALELGADGLGVEHAHLTRIVPELGHWEVIASTDPSDGAFPVGATADLRTTFCRRTIDRDATVALYDAPNQGWADDIAYETHGMKSYVGTPLRLGDRPVGTLCFVDESARDDPFDEAAVAFADWLASTLASELQLQERELALESYDRLVSIFGRILRHNLRNDLTVVRGHIERLIEELDRPHDPLQLESTLERLIALTEKSKELRRIAEEDSTLVEQSVRAVVEESRAAVESEYPEATISTRIREECQLLAFPTLKTAIQELLENAAKHGGSTPTCTVTVETTAEAVTIEVADDGPGLPEHERLALQGEPGTRLAHSTGVGLWIVWWIVDSHDGTVQTSVTESGTRIALTIPRPPMNRQLVGTGQSQ; this is translated from the coding sequence ATGGGAACAGGCGAGACGAAGCTGGAAGACGCCCTCGTCGGCGTCGCGGACATACTGGACTCGCAGGCGGACTTCCAGGCCAAAACCGAGGAGGCACTCGAACTCGGAGCCGACGGGCTCGGCGTCGAACACGCGCATCTCACCCGGATCGTCCCCGAACTCGGACACTGGGAGGTCATCGCCAGCACCGACCCGTCCGACGGCGCGTTCCCGGTCGGAGCGACGGCGGACTTGCGGACGACGTTCTGCCGTCGGACGATCGATCGCGACGCCACTGTCGCTCTCTACGACGCCCCGAACCAGGGCTGGGCGGACGATATCGCGTACGAAACACACGGGATGAAGAGCTACGTCGGGACCCCGCTGCGACTCGGCGACCGGCCGGTCGGGACGCTCTGTTTTGTCGACGAGAGCGCTCGTGACGACCCGTTCGACGAGGCCGCCGTGGCGTTCGCCGACTGGCTCGCCTCGACGCTGGCGTCGGAACTCCAGTTGCAGGAGCGAGAACTCGCGCTCGAGAGCTACGATCGTCTCGTCTCGATTTTCGGCCGCATCCTGCGACACAACCTCCGGAACGATCTAACGGTCGTTCGCGGCCACATTGAGCGTCTCATCGAGGAACTGGACCGGCCGCACGATCCGCTACAGCTCGAGTCGACTCTCGAACGGCTCATCGCGCTGACCGAGAAGTCAAAGGAGTTGCGCCGGATCGCGGAAGAGGACTCCACGCTCGTCGAACAGTCCGTGCGAGCCGTCGTCGAGGAGAGCCGCGCGGCCGTCGAATCGGAGTACCCCGAGGCGACGATCTCGACGCGGATCCGCGAAGAGTGTCAGCTGCTCGCGTTTCCGACGCTGAAGACCGCGATACAGGAGTTGCTCGAGAACGCGGCGAAACACGGAGGATCGACCCCGACGTGCACAGTCACGGTCGAGACCACGGCCGAAGCCGTGACGATCGAGGTCGCCGACGACGGGCCGGGGCTTCCGGAACACGAGCGACTGGCCCTGCAGGGCGAACCGGGCACCCGGCTCGCCCACAGCACCGGCGTCGGGCTGTGGATCGTCTGGTGGATCGTCGACTCACACGACGGAACGGTACAGACGTCGGTCACGGAGTCGGGGACGCGTATCGCGCTGACGATCCCTCGCCCACCGATGAACCGACAGCTCGTCGGGACGGGGCAGTCGCAGTAG
- a CDS encoding NAD(P)-dependent glycerol-1-phosphate dehydrogenase — MFQKSIWIRLPRNVLVGHGVLEDTVTAVEELHLAGRPLIVTSPTPREVAGERVAELFAAAGRDPETIVVETASFDAVERVIDAAADADAGFLVGVGGGKPIDIAKMAADHRGQGFVSVPTAASHDGIVSGRGSVPEKDTRHSVAAEPPLAVVADTEIIADAPWRLTTAGCADIISNYTAVRDWNLAHRLQNVEYSEYAGALSQMTAEMLVENADSIKPGLEESAWIVVKALVSSGVAMSIAGSSRPASGAEHLFSHRLDRLVPNAALHGHQVGVGSIVTAYLQDGEQGMWREIRDALERIGAPTTAEGLGIDESTVIEALTSAHEIRDRYTILGNGMNEEAAREAARVTGVI; from the coding sequence ATGTTCCAGAAGTCGATCTGGATCCGACTGCCCCGAAACGTCCTCGTCGGCCACGGCGTCCTCGAGGACACCGTCACGGCGGTCGAGGAACTCCACCTCGCCGGGCGGCCGCTGATCGTCACCAGCCCGACGCCCAGAGAGGTCGCCGGCGAGCGCGTCGCCGAACTGTTCGCGGCGGCCGGACGCGACCCCGAGACGATCGTTGTCGAGACGGCGAGTTTCGACGCGGTCGAGCGCGTCATCGACGCCGCTGCCGACGCCGACGCGGGGTTTCTGGTCGGCGTCGGCGGCGGCAAGCCGATCGACATCGCGAAGATGGCCGCCGATCACCGCGGACAGGGGTTCGTCTCGGTCCCGACCGCCGCGAGCCACGACGGCATCGTCTCGGGCCGGGGCTCGGTCCCCGAAAAAGACACTCGCCACAGCGTCGCCGCCGAGCCGCCGCTTGCGGTCGTGGCCGACACCGAGATCATCGCCGACGCCCCCTGGCGACTCACGACCGCCGGCTGTGCCGACATCATCTCGAATTACACGGCCGTCCGGGACTGGAATCTCGCGCATCGCCTGCAGAACGTCGAGTACTCCGAGTACGCCGGCGCGCTCTCACAGATGACCGCCGAGATGCTCGTCGAGAACGCCGACTCGATTAAGCCCGGGCTGGAGGAGTCGGCCTGGATCGTGGTCAAGGCGCTCGTCTCCTCTGGGGTCGCCATGTCGATCGCCGGCTCCTCGCGGCCCGCCTCGGGGGCCGAACACCTCTTTTCGCATCGACTCGATCGGCTCGTCCCGAACGCGGCGCTGCACGGCCATCAGGTCGGCGTCGGATCGATCGTCACCGCCTATCTCCAGGACGGCGAACAGGGCATGTGGCGCGAGATCCGCGACGCGCTCGAACGCATCGGTGCGCCGACCACGGCCGAGGGGCTGGGCATTGACGAATCGACCGTGATCGAGGCGCTGACCAGCGCCCACGAGATCCGCGACCGCTACACGATCCTAGGCAACGGCATGAACGAGGAGGCCGCACGGGAGGCCGCGCGCGTGACCGGCGTGATCTAG